From Chryseobacterium salivictor, a single genomic window includes:
- a CDS encoding FMN-binding glutamate synthase family protein, whose translation MREKFIRWGLVLLVVTWVISILIKTHYWIPILLSCIYILGLYNSFQTKHAILRNFPVLGYFRYFFEEISPEMQQYFIERETDGKPFPRNERSAAYRRAKNISDTVPFGTQLEINNRKYEGIKHSIYAKSPSEELPTVLVGGDQCTQKYKASLFNISAMSFGSLSDRAQMALNRGAKKGGFYHNTGEGGISPYHLEGGDLCWQIGTGYFGCRDDHGRFSPEIFKKNVSIPAVKMIEIKISQGAKPGHGGVLPGSKNTPEIAAIRHVQPGMTIISPPSHSAFSDAAGLLRFVQELRELSGGKPVGFKLCIGDTKEFEDICAQMNVLKIYPDFITVDGAEGGTGAAPPEFSDGVGMPLEPSLIFVNRTLTNFNVRDKLKVIASGKVLTSLDILRAIAMGADMCNNARGFMFALGCIQALRCNTNTCPTGVATQDKMLIKGLDVTDKSERVYHFHKNTLRTCNELIGAAGKSSYSEVDANMFMRGDEFEHLADYYFPDILGNVKTPAGKY comes from the coding sequence ATGAGAGAAAAATTCATTAGGTGGGGATTAGTTCTTCTGGTGGTAACATGGGTAATATCTATATTAATTAAAACTCATTATTGGATCCCGATTCTGCTTAGTTGTATTTATATATTGGGGCTTTACAACAGTTTCCAGACTAAACATGCCATTCTTCGTAACTTTCCGGTGTTGGGTTATTTCCGGTATTTTTTCGAAGAAATTTCGCCTGAAATGCAGCAGTATTTCATCGAAAGAGAAACTGATGGAAAACCTTTTCCAAGAAACGAACGTTCCGCTGCCTATAGAAGAGCGAAAAACATTAGCGATACAGTGCCTTTTGGGACACAATTAGAGATCAATAACAGAAAATATGAAGGAATAAAACATTCGATATACGCCAAATCACCTTCAGAGGAATTACCTACCGTATTGGTCGGCGGCGATCAGTGTACTCAGAAATACAAAGCGTCACTTTTCAATATCTCTGCCATGAGTTTTGGATCATTAAGTGACCGTGCGCAGATGGCTTTAAACAGAGGTGCAAAAAAAGGTGGATTTTACCACAATACAGGAGAAGGTGGAATTTCGCCTTATCACCTGGAAGGTGGTGATTTATGCTGGCAGATCGGAACCGGATATTTCGGTTGTAGAGATGACCACGGTAGATTTTCACCAGAGATTTTCAAGAAAAATGTGTCGATTCCAGCCGTAAAAATGATCGAGATAAAAATATCTCAAGGAGCAAAACCAGGACACGGTGGAGTATTGCCGGGTTCTAAAAATACGCCGGAAATTGCAGCCATTCGTCACGTACAACCGGGTATGACTATTATTTCGCCACCATCGCATTCTGCATTTTCTGATGCGGCGGGGCTGCTGAGATTTGTACAGGAATTAAGAGAACTTTCAGGCGGAAAACCAGTCGGTTTCAAATTATGTATCGGTGATACCAAAGAGTTTGAAGATATTTGCGCACAGATGAATGTATTGAAAATTTATCCTGATTTTATTACCGTAGATGGAGCAGAAGGAGGAACAGGAGCCGCACCGCCAGAATTTTCTGATGGAGTGGGAATGCCATTGGAACCTTCTTTAATCTTTGTCAATAGAACTTTGACCAATTTCAATGTAAGAGATAAACTGAAAGTAATCGCAAGTGGCAAAGTATTGACTTCACTTGATATCCTGCGCGCCATTGCGATGGGGGCAGATATGTGTAACAACGCCAGAGGATTTATGTTTGCTTTAGGCTGTATTCAGGCATTGAGATGTAATACCAATACTTGTCCGACCGGAGTGGCGACCCAGGATAAAATGCTTATTAAAGGATTAGATGTAACCGATAAGAGTGAGCGTGTATATCACTTCCACAAAAACACTTTGCGTACCTGTAACGAGCTTATTGGCGCTGCCGGAAAATCGTCGTATAGCGAAGTTGATGCAAATATGTTTATGCGCGGAGACGAATTTGAGCATCTTGCCGATTATTACTTCCCGGATATTTTAGGAAATGTAAAAACACCCGCAGGGAAATATTAA
- the rplI gene encoding 50S ribosomal protein L9, producing MDIILKKDVENLGLEFDTVSVKPGYARNFLLPQGLALLATPKNKAALAETLEARKDEEAKLVAAANAIVDQLKKTNITIATKVGTGDKLFGSINNANLSDELSKVGVQVDKKYIKIPGNNIKRTGKSTAIIRLHREVEYSYEFEIVSDAPPVVEAPKPVAKPKAVTTEETPAEEA from the coding sequence ATGGACATTATCCTAAAAAAAGACGTAGAAAACTTAGGTTTAGAGTTTGATACAGTAAGTGTAAAACCTGGTTATGCAAGAAACTTCTTGTTACCACAAGGATTAGCACTTTTGGCAACGCCGAAAAACAAAGCAGCTTTAGCAGAAACTTTAGAAGCCAGAAAAGACGAAGAAGCGAAATTGGTTGCGGCTGCAAATGCAATCGTAGATCAATTGAAAAAAACAAACATCACTATCGCCACTAAAGTGGGTACTGGTGACAAATTGTTTGGTTCAATCAACAACGCTAACCTTTCTGACGAATTATCTAAAGTAGGGGTACAGGTTGATAAAAAATACATCAAGATTCCAGGGAACAACATTAAGAGAACTGGTAAATCTACTGCAATCATCAGACTTCACAGAGAAGTGGAATACAGCTACGAATTCGAAATCGTTTCTGATGCTCCGCCAGTGGTAGAAGCTCCTAAACCAGTTGCTAAACCAAAAGCAGTGACAACAGAAGAGACTCCAGCTGAAGAAGCATAA
- the rpsR gene encoding 30S ribosomal protein S18: MAIDDMAKQASAGGESEVRFLTPLDINTKSDKKYCRFKKFGIKHVDYKDADFLLQFVNEQGKILPRRYTGTSLKYQRKVSAAIKRARHLAMMPYVADLLK; this comes from the coding sequence ATGGCAATAGATGATATGGCTAAACAAGCCTCAGCAGGAGGAGAATCTGAAGTAAGATTTTTAACTCCACTTGACATCAATACAAAATCTGACAAAAAATACTGTAGATTCAAAAAATTCGGAATCAAACATGTAGATTATAAAGATGCAGATTTCCTTCTTCAGTTCGTTAACGAGCAAGGTAAAATTTTACCAAGAAGATATACAGGAACTTCTTTGAAATACCAAAGAAAAGTATCTGCAGCCATCAAAAGAGCAAGACATTTGGCAATGATGCCTTATGTAGCGGATCTTTTGAAATAA
- the rpsF gene encoding 30S ribosomal protein S6 — protein sequence MNNYETVFILTPVLSDAQVEEAVKKFEDLLTSHNCEIVAKEKWGLKKLAYPIQLKKNGFYTLIEFKGEGTVVADLELAFKRDERIIRYLTTKLDKHAIEYAVTRRAKVKTAKA from the coding sequence ATGAACAATTACGAAACTGTTTTCATTTTAACTCCCGTTCTATCTGACGCACAGGTGGAGGAAGCAGTGAAAAAATTTGAAGACTTATTGACTTCACACAATTGCGAAATCGTTGCCAAAGAAAAATGGGGACTGAAAAAATTAGCCTATCCAATTCAATTAAAAAAGAATGGATTCTACACTTTGATCGAATTCAAAGGTGAAGGTACTGTAGTAGCAGATCTGGAACTTGCTTTCAAACGTGATGAGAGAATCATCCGTTACCTGACTACAAAACTTGACAAACATGCGATCGAGTATGCAGTAACAAGAAGAGCGAAAGTGAAAACTGCGAAAGCTTAA
- a CDS encoding chloride channel protein — MRSLFILIRRSIKWSFDNIHNEKLKHNLLQAIPFWIGSFITGVFAVFYAQLFQWGENLMHAMMRWHSWLIFITAPIAFVLSWWLVKKFAPYAKGSGIPQVMAAVELANPKEHYKISRLLSIKIILFKVLSSIILVIGGGAVGREGPTIQIAGSVFRKVNEYLPEWWPKISKKNMIMTGAAAGLSAAFNTPLGGIVFAVEELSKTHINYFKTALFTAVIIAGLTAQTFAGSYLYLGYPKTSNISMMIIFPVILTSAVSGIFASQLSRIMLGISAWKKRLKTDLSNIIFLVICALIIASLAYFINEEILGSGKGIMQRALFTADKNEDWYMPLFRMLGPALSFTSGGAGGIFAPALSAGASIGSVIAGWISLTADETNVVILTGMVAFLTGITRAPFTSSIIVLEMTDRHSLIFYLMLAGMVSSLISVLVSRHSLYDQLKMIYLEELRK, encoded by the coding sequence ATGCGAAGTCTTTTCATACTTATTCGCCGCTCCATTAAATGGTCTTTTGACAATATTCACAACGAAAAGCTGAAGCATAATCTCTTACAGGCTATTCCGTTTTGGATCGGATCCTTTATTACTGGCGTTTTCGCAGTTTTCTACGCTCAACTTTTTCAATGGGGAGAAAATCTGATGCATGCGATGATGCGGTGGCACAGTTGGCTTATTTTCATCACCGCTCCCATTGCATTTGTGCTGTCGTGGTGGCTCGTCAAAAAATTTGCCCCGTACGCCAAGGGAAGCGGGATACCACAAGTAATGGCAGCTGTAGAATTAGCCAATCCAAAGGAACACTATAAAATATCACGGTTACTGAGTATAAAAATCATTTTATTCAAGGTTCTTTCATCAATTATTTTGGTTATTGGTGGGGGTGCTGTGGGTCGGGAAGGTCCCACCATACAGATCGCAGGATCAGTTTTTAGAAAAGTGAACGAATATCTGCCAGAATGGTGGCCCAAGATTTCAAAGAAAAACATGATTATGACCGGCGCAGCTGCCGGACTTTCTGCCGCCTTCAATACACCGCTTGGCGGGATTGTTTTCGCGGTCGAAGAACTTTCGAAAACGCATATTAATTACTTTAAAACCGCATTATTTACCGCGGTCATCATTGCCGGCTTAACCGCCCAGACTTTTGCAGGATCGTATTTGTATTTAGGATATCCAAAAACCAGCAATATCAGCATGATGATTATTTTTCCTGTGATTTTGACCTCTGCAGTTTCCGGAATTTTCGCCAGCCAGTTATCGCGCATCATGCTCGGCATCAGTGCCTGGAAAAAAAGATTGAAAACCGACCTGTCCAATATTATTTTTTTAGTAATATGTGCTTTAATCATTGCCTCGCTGGCCTATTTCATCAATGAAGAAATATTAGGTTCGGGAAAAGGAATTATGCAAAGGGCGCTTTTCACTGCCGATAAAAACGAAGATTGGTACATGCCCTTGTTCAGAATGCTCGGTCCCGCTTTATCATTCACCTCAGGTGGAGCAGGCGGAATTTTTGCGCCTGCCCTATCTGCCGGAGCAAGCATAGGTTCGGTTATCGCCGGCTGGATCAGTCTCACAGCAGATGAAACCAACGTAGTTATTTTAACCGGAATGGTTGCCTTTCTTACCGGAATTACCCGCGCACCTTTTACCTCTTCGATTATTGTTCTCGAAATGACCGACCGCCACAGTTTAATTTTTTATCTGATGCTGGCTGGCATGGTTTCTTCGCTCATCTCGGTCTTAGTGAGCAGGCATTCATTATATGATCAATTAAAAATGATCTATCTGGAGGAATTAAGGAAATAA
- a CDS encoding polysaccharide deacetylase family protein, which yields MILLTFNIINPDRKFKNVGGLSSDELLEITIQNTKALLRSLERREIRATFFIEISIIPQLETLIKKIINEGHEISFYHFDTDLEEIERIKKNTEELIEKQIRGIRMKENAFDLNEILHLRFTYVSLIEETTFAFPFKRLERKTPIIEKNGLSILYESISRYSQIPYNDFIFQILPLSYYEKMVVETIKKDDFVLFYLNSWQFTDFDKDIFEISFYKKYNSGQKLQDKLEAFLIWMNEAELAHARMKDFAF from the coding sequence ATGATTTTATTAACTTTTAACATAATTAATCCTGATCGTAAATTTAAAAATGTCGGTGGATTGAGCAGTGATGAGCTTTTAGAAATTACCATTCAAAATACGAAAGCGCTTCTGCGAAGTCTGGAAAGGAGAGAAATCCGCGCAACATTTTTCATTGAAATATCAATTATTCCTCAGCTCGAAACATTGATTAAAAAAATAATCAATGAAGGTCATGAAATTTCTTTTTACCATTTCGATACCGATTTAGAGGAAATTGAACGCATTAAGAAAAACACGGAAGAACTTATTGAAAAGCAAATCCGCGGAATTCGGATGAAGGAAAATGCTTTTGATTTGAATGAAATTCTACATTTGCGATTCACTTACGTTTCCCTGATCGAAGAAACCACTTTTGCATTTCCTTTTAAAAGATTGGAGAGGAAAACACCGATTATCGAAAAGAATGGGTTGAGTATTCTGTACGAAAGCATTTCCAGATATTCTCAAATCCCTTACAATGATTTTATTTTTCAAATATTGCCACTTTCCTATTATGAAAAGATGGTGGTAGAAACCATTAAAAAAGATGACTTTGTTTTGTTTTACCTTAATTCCTGGCAGTTTACGGATTTTGATAAAGATATCTTTGAAATTTCATTTTATAAAAAATATAATTCGGGACAAAAGTTACAGGACAAATTAGAAGCATTTTTAATCTGGATGAATGAAGCTGAACTCGCCCACGCAAGAATGAAAGATTTCGCATTTTAA
- a CDS encoding NAD-dependent epimerase/dehydratase family protein yields the protein MESYTEKILITGALGQIGTELTNKLVEIHGAENVVASGLDRWDKNLTSAGFYERMDVTNTQLVRQVIKDYEITTVYHLASLLSGTSEKQPLFAWKLNIEPLLQFCEMAKEGLLKKIFWPSSIAVFGTGIPKENVGQEVVLNPTTVYGISKMAGEKWCEYYHNKFGVDVRSIRYPGLISWKTPAGGGTTDYAVEIFYEAVEQGKYTSFISENTGMPMLYMNDAIKATLDLMNAPKENLTVHTAYNLGGMSFTPKELAEEIKKEMPDFTIDYQPDFRQQIADSWPASIDDSVAKKDWGLSYDYGISEMTKDMLENLKVKLAKN from the coding sequence ATGGAATCCTACACGGAAAAAATACTTATCACCGGTGCCCTGGGACAAATCGGCACCGAACTTACGAATAAATTAGTTGAAATTCACGGCGCGGAAAATGTGGTGGCTTCCGGACTCGACCGTTGGGATAAAAACCTGACTTCCGCGGGATTCTATGAGAGGATGGATGTGACCAATACGCAATTGGTAAGACAGGTTATTAAAGATTATGAAATCACTACCGTATATCATCTGGCGTCTTTGCTGTCGGGAACTTCTGAGAAACAGCCGCTTTTTGCCTGGAAACTGAATATCGAACCTTTGCTTCAGTTCTGTGAAATGGCGAAGGAAGGTTTGCTTAAGAAGATTTTCTGGCCGAGTTCTATTGCCGTTTTCGGTACAGGAATCCCGAAAGAAAACGTTGGGCAGGAAGTAGTTTTGAATCCGACAACTGTGTATGGAATTTCGAAAATGGCGGGTGAAAAATGGTGCGAATATTACCATAATAAATTCGGTGTTGATGTAAGAAGCATTCGTTATCCCGGTTTGATTTCCTGGAAAACTCCAGCTGGTGGCGGAACAACGGATTACGCAGTAGAAATTTTTTATGAAGCCGTAGAACAGGGAAAATACACGAGTTTTATTTCTGAAAACACAGGAATGCCGATGCTGTATATGAATGACGCAATTAAGGCAACGCTTGATTTAATGAATGCTCCGAAAGAAAACCTGACCGTTCATACCGCGTACAATTTAGGAGGAATGTCTTTCACGCCAAAAGAACTGGCGGAAGAAATCAAGAAAGAAATGCCGGATTTCACGATTGATTACCAACCGGATTTCCGTCAGCAGATCGCGGATTCCTGGCCGGCTTCCATCGATGATTCGGTGGCGAAAAAAGACTGGGGACTTTCCTACGATTACGGCATCAGCGAAATGACGAAAGATATGCTGGAAAACCTGAAAGTGAAGTTGGCGAAAAACTAA
- the ggt gene encoding gamma-glutamyltransferase produces MKKLVLSFVVISQFAFAQFTDINIVKEIHTKEKGLVVSAHPLASEAGAKIMKLGGNAYDAVIATQYALAVVYPQAGNIGGGGFLVGVKNNGEKFTIDFRETAPEKSFRDMYLDKKGNANTDLSQNGRLAVGIPGSIAGFYATLKYGKLPMQKLIQPAIDLAEKGFAITEKEADLLNNQMEFFNQHNKNKTVFQKSTPWKQGDILIQKELAATLKLIQKDGAKAFYEGKTAQLIIDEMKRGNGIITLNDLKNYKVVERKPLTFNYKGNEIVSMPLPSSGGILLAQMLKMSSFENIEKYQQNSTPAVQIMVEAERRAFADRAEYMGDPGFIKDKTEMLISDDYLKNRWKSFNKNAATPSSEVGKIIPQPKESTETTHISIADKEGNAVAVTTTLNGLYGSKVVVSGAGFFLNNEMDDFSVKPGVPNMFGAVGGEANSIQPGKRMLSSMTPTIVLKNGKPYIIVGTPGGTTIPTSVYQSIVNVINFKLSPNMTVNTPKFHHQWLPETVMVENNFPETTISDLEKMNYKIERVSQIGRTEMIVIDGNGNAVAVADGRGDDSVGVE; encoded by the coding sequence ATGAAAAAACTGGTGTTATCATTCGTTGTTATTTCCCAATTTGCTTTTGCGCAATTCACCGACATTAATATTGTAAAAGAAATTCACACCAAAGAAAAAGGTTTGGTCGTTTCTGCGCATCCGTTAGCCAGTGAAGCTGGAGCGAAAATCATGAAATTGGGCGGAAATGCCTACGATGCGGTCATTGCAACACAATATGCTTTAGCGGTCGTTTATCCGCAAGCTGGAAATATCGGTGGCGGTGGTTTTTTAGTCGGCGTAAAAAATAACGGCGAAAAATTCACCATCGATTTCCGAGAAACCGCACCGGAGAAATCATTCAGAGATATGTATCTTGATAAAAAAGGAAATGCCAATACCGATCTGTCCCAAAATGGAAGATTGGCAGTCGGGATTCCGGGTTCTATTGCCGGATTTTATGCGACCTTGAAGTATGGCAAATTGCCGATGCAAAAACTGATTCAGCCCGCAATCGATTTAGCGGAGAAAGGTTTTGCAATCACAGAGAAAGAAGCCGACTTGCTCAATAATCAAATGGAATTCTTCAACCAGCATAATAAAAATAAAACCGTTTTTCAAAAATCAACACCTTGGAAACAGGGTGATATTCTCATTCAAAAAGAATTGGCTGCAACTTTAAAACTGATTCAGAAAGACGGTGCAAAAGCCTTCTATGAAGGGAAAACCGCTCAACTCATTATTGATGAAATGAAACGCGGAAACGGAATTATTACTTTAAATGATCTTAAAAATTATAAAGTAGTGGAAAGAAAACCCCTCACTTTTAATTATAAAGGAAACGAAATCGTATCCATGCCTTTGCCTTCAAGCGGCGGAATTCTTTTAGCTCAAATGCTGAAAATGAGCAGTTTTGAAAATATCGAAAAGTACCAACAGAACTCTACGCCGGCCGTGCAAATTATGGTGGAAGCTGAGCGCCGTGCTTTCGCGGACAGAGCTGAATATATGGGAGATCCCGGATTTATCAAAGACAAAACCGAAATGTTGATTTCTGACGATTATTTAAAAAACCGCTGGAAATCTTTTAATAAAAATGCAGCGACGCCAAGTTCAGAAGTCGGGAAAATTATTCCACAACCGAAAGAATCTACAGAAACAACGCACATCTCCATCGCTGATAAAGAGGGAAATGCTGTTGCGGTTACAACAACGTTAAACGGGTTGTACGGAAGCAAAGTGGTCGTTTCCGGTGCCGGTTTTTTCCTGAACAACGAAATGGATGATTTCTCCGTAAAACCAGGCGTTCCGAATATGTTTGGTGCTGTTGGTGGTGAAGCTAACTCCATTCAGCCGGGAAAAAGAATGTTGAGTTCGATGACGCCAACCATCGTTTTGAAAAATGGAAAACCGTATATCATCGTGGGAACTCCTGGTGGAACGACGATTCCAACTTCGGTTTACCAATCGATTGTGAATGTGATCAATTTTAAACTGAGCCCGAATATGACCGTCAATACCCCGAAATTTCATCATCAGTGGCTTCCGGAAACCGTTATGGTAGAAAATAATTTTCCTGAAACAACGATCTCAGATTTAGAAAAAATGAATTATAAAATAGAAAGGGTTTCACAAATCGGAAGAACAGAAATGATCGTTATCGACGGAAATGGAAATGCGGTTGCTGTGGCGGATGGCCGCGGTGATGATTCGGTTGGAGTTGAATAA
- a CDS encoding Crp/Fnr family transcriptional regulator, which produces MESTGFRQKLSEKILSYKPDFNLEVLNSGLNQFQITDCKADEDIVKTGEVCKKIFFVEKSISRCYFLGEDGEEKTLWLEPEMSFMTDYESFTLQSASKCNIHLYEDSLVYSIDREVLFNLYMTYHEWALVGIAIMEDHFLNLFKITTTIHFNNASSNYEHVESFFTKYLDVVPLKHIASWFNISAVHLSRIRAERSKIAAN; this is translated from the coding sequence ATGGAAAGTACTGGATTCAGGCAGAAACTGAGCGAGAAAATATTATCCTATAAACCCGATTTCAATCTAGAGGTTTTGAATTCGGGTTTAAATCAATTTCAAATAACGGACTGCAAGGCAGACGAAGATATTGTGAAAACAGGCGAAGTCTGTAAAAAGATCTTTTTTGTCGAAAAATCGATTTCCCGGTGCTATTTTCTGGGAGAAGATGGTGAGGAGAAAACACTTTGGTTAGAGCCGGAAATGAGTTTTATGACAGATTATGAAAGTTTTACCTTACAGTCAGCAAGTAAATGCAATATTCATCTTTATGAAGATTCTCTTGTTTATTCGATTGACAGGGAGGTTTTATTTAATCTTTATATGACCTATCACGAATGGGCGTTGGTAGGTATCGCAATTATGGAGGATCATTTTCTCAATTTATTCAAAATTACAACCACCATTCACTTCAATAATGCCAGTTCTAATTATGAACATGTGGAAAGTTTTTTCACGAAATATTTAGATGTGGTGCCTTTGAAACATATTGCATCCTGGTTTAATATTTCTGCGGTGCATCTTTCAAGGATTCGTGCAGAAAGGAGTAAAATAGCTGCAAATTAA
- a CDS encoding SDR family oxidoreductase: MKILLTGVTGYIGKRLLIQLLEEGHHVVCSVRDKNRFGLKLFKEKLGQIEVIENDFLDESSLNNIPKDIEAAYYLIHSMSSSEGDFQEKEKISAENFRRALEKTSVKQVIFLTGIINEQKLSKHLQSRKNVEEALKSSVYSLTSLRAGIIVGSGSASFEIIRDLVEKLPVMITPKWLNTKCQPIAIRNVMQFLVGVLGKEFTYNQNYDIAGTDILTYKEMLLQYAEIRGLKRYIFIVPVMTPKLSSYWLYFVTSTSYFLATNLVDSMKIDVVAHQNNLAEQLNIHLFSYQEAIRQAFDKIKQNDVLSSWFDSFSNQFHSRQVWQYLEVPDEGCFKDIREIKVDDEAATLERIFSIGGKTGWYYADFLWRIRGFLDKLFGGVGLRRGRRNINDLEAGDSVDFWRVLYADRDKKRLLLFAEMKLPGEAWLEFKIKNGVLHQEATFRPLGLSGRLYWYSVLPFHGLIFNGMLKKLAGK, from the coding sequence ATGAAAATCCTACTTACAGGCGTTACCGGTTACATTGGCAAAAGGCTTCTGATTCAGTTGTTGGAAGAAGGCCATCATGTGGTATGTTCTGTAAGGGATAAAAACCGTTTCGGGCTTAAATTATTTAAAGAAAAACTCGGTCAAATTGAAGTGATTGAGAATGATTTTTTAGATGAATCTTCTTTAAATAATATTCCGAAAGATATAGAAGCAGCTTATTATTTAATTCATTCGATGTCTTCCAGCGAAGGTGATTTTCAGGAAAAGGAAAAAATTTCCGCAGAGAATTTTCGCCGTGCTTTAGAAAAAACTTCGGTAAAACAGGTGATTTTCCTGACAGGAATTATTAATGAACAAAAACTTTCCAAACATCTTCAGTCCAGAAAAAATGTAGAAGAAGCACTGAAAAGTTCTGTTTACAGTTTGACCAGTCTCCGGGCCGGGATTATCGTGGGTTCGGGAAGCGCGTCTTTTGAAATCATCAGAGATCTGGTTGAAAAATTACCGGTCATGATTACGCCAAAATGGCTCAATACCAAATGTCAGCCGATTGCGATAAGAAATGTGATGCAGTTTTTGGTGGGCGTTTTGGGAAAAGAATTTACCTATAATCAAAATTACGATATCGCTGGAACCGACATTCTCACTTACAAAGAAATGCTTTTGCAGTACGCAGAAATCCGCGGTTTGAAACGCTATATTTTCATCGTTCCGGTGATGACGCCGAAACTGTCTTCTTATTGGTTGTATTTCGTGACTTCGACGAGTTATTTTCTGGCAACAAATTTAGTCGATTCGATGAAAATAGATGTGGTCGCGCACCAAAACAATTTGGCAGAGCAGTTAAACATCCATCTTTTTTCTTATCAGGAAGCAATCCGTCAGGCATTTGACAAAATCAAGCAGAATGATGTTTTGTCGAGTTGGTTTGATTCCTTCAGCAATCAGTTTCACAGCCGCCAAGTCTGGCAATATTTAGAAGTTCCGGACGAAGGTTGTTTTAAAGATATCCGCGAAATTAAAGTGGATGATGAAGCCGCAACTTTAGAACGGATTTTCAGTATCGGTGGGAAAACCGGTTGGTATTATGCAGATTTCCTTTGGCGGATCCGTGGATTTTTAGATAAACTTTTTGGAGGCGTTGGTTTAAGACGGGGCCGCAGAAACATCAATGATTTAGAAGCCGGAGATTCTGTAGATTTCTGGCGCGTTTTGTATGCTGACAGAGATAAAAAACGACTTTTGCTTTTTGCCGAAATGAAACTTCCGGGAGAAGCCTGGCTGGAATTTAAAATCAAAAACGGCGTTTTGCATCAAGAGGCCACTTTTCGTCCGCTCGGTTTATCGGGGAGATTGTACTGGTATTCGGTCTTGCCTTTTCACGGCTTGATCTTTAACGGAATGTTGAAAAAACTGGCAGGAAAATAA
- a CDS encoding SRPBCC family protein: MKINLTKQSGIYTLTSEQILPLSLDKAWKFFTLPTNLDKITPKEMDFRITNNPPNKTYKGQIITYKIGVLPFIKSNWITEITHLEDHQFFVDEQRFGPYAMWHHEHHFEEAADGKVKMTDIVNFKMPFGILGDFLAGKLVRDKVKFIFESRFKILEKTFAS; the protein is encoded by the coding sequence ATGAAAATTAATTTAACCAAACAATCCGGAATTTACACGTTGACTTCCGAACAGATTTTACCGCTTTCACTTGATAAAGCTTGGAAATTCTTTACATTGCCAACGAATTTAGATAAAATCACGCCGAAAGAAATGGATTTTAGGATTACCAATAATCCACCAAACAAAACGTACAAAGGTCAAATTATCACTTATAAAATCGGTGTTTTACCATTTATAAAATCGAATTGGATTACAGAAATCACGCATTTGGAAGACCATCAGTTTTTTGTGGATGAACAAAGATTCGGTCCCTATGCGATGTGGCATCACGAACATCATTTTGAAGAAGCAGCAGACGGAAAAGTGAAAATGACCGACATCGTTAATTTCAAAATGCCCTTCGGGATTTTGGGAGATTTTCTGGCCGGAAAATTAGTGCGGGATAAAGTGAAATTTATCTTTGAAAGCCGTTTCAAAATTTTAGAAAAAACATTTGCATCATGA